From one Rattus norvegicus strain BN/NHsdMcwi chromosome 7, GRCr8, whole genome shotgun sequence genomic stretch:
- the Spic gene encoding transcription factor Spi-C isoform 1 (isoform 1 is encoded by transcript variant 1), which translates to MTCVELFPQTFVQQDSLGQAFEDAFEVLTQHSTGEMQYPPEHRNYMAIINPYPHIRGNSNYCGMLPPTEEPLYDWRGVTNGSADLYLEGSFHQSLQNVAETQLVQAPFFQEKGGRGRRKLRLFEYLFESLCNSEMVSCIQWVDKAKGIFQFISKNKEKLAELWGKRKGNRKPMTYQKMARALRNYARTGEITKIRRKLTYQFSEAVLQRLAPSHFLGKDLFYSQYKQPDQGYLNLNHWNANYYAHASYQS; encoded by the exons ATG ACTTGCGTTGAACTGTTTCCACAGACTTTCGTCCAGCAAGACAGCCTGGGCCAAGCATTTGAAGACGCCTTCGAAGTACTGACACAACATTCCACTGGAGAAATGCAGTACCCCCCAG AACATAGAAATTACATGGCTATCATTAACCCTTATCCTCACATCAGAGGCAATTCTAACTACTGTGGAATGTTACCACCCACAGAGGAACCCCTCTATGACTGGAGAGGTGTAACA AATGGTTCTGCGGACCTGTATTTGGAAGGAAGCTTCCATCAATCCCTACAGAACGTAGCTGAAACCCAGCTGGTACAAGCCCCTTTCTTCcaggaaaagggaggaagag GCAGGAGGAAGCTTCGGCTATTTGAATACCTTTTCGAATCCCTGTGCAATTCGGAGATGGTGTCTTGTATCCAGTGGGTCGACAAAGCCAAAGGCATCTTTCAGTTtatatcaaaaaacaaagaaaaactcgCTGAACTCtgggggaaaagaaaaggcaacCGGAAACCCATGACTTACCAGAAGATGGCCAGAGCCCTGAGGAATTATGCCAGAACTGGGGAGATCACAAAAATCCGGAGAAAGCTGACCTACCAGTTCAGTGAAGCTGTTCTCCAAAGACTTGCTCCGTCTCACTTCCTGGGGAAAGACCTCTTCTACTCACAGTATAAGCAGCCTGATCAGGGCTATCTCAATTTAAACCATTGGAATGCAAATTACTACGCTCACGCCAGTTACCAGAGCTGA
- the Spic gene encoding transcription factor Spi-C isoform 2 (isoform 2 is encoded by transcript variant 2) has translation MTFVQQDSLGQAFEDAFEVLTQHSTGEMQYPPEHRNYMAIINPYPHIRGNSNYCGMLPPTEEPLYDWRGVTNGSADLYLEGSFHQSLQNVAETQLVQAPFFQEKGGRGRRKLRLFEYLFESLCNSEMVSCIQWVDKAKGIFQFISKNKEKLAELWGKRKGNRKPMTYQKMARALRNYARTGEITKIRRKLTYQFSEAVLQRLAPSHFLGKDLFYSQYKQPDQGYLNLNHWNANYYAHASYQS, from the exons ATG ACTTTCGTCCAGCAAGACAGCCTGGGCCAAGCATTTGAAGACGCCTTCGAAGTACTGACACAACATTCCACTGGAGAAATGCAGTACCCCCCAG AACATAGAAATTACATGGCTATCATTAACCCTTATCCTCACATCAGAGGCAATTCTAACTACTGTGGAATGTTACCACCCACAGAGGAACCCCTCTATGACTGGAGAGGTGTAACA AATGGTTCTGCGGACCTGTATTTGGAAGGAAGCTTCCATCAATCCCTACAGAACGTAGCTGAAACCCAGCTGGTACAAGCCCCTTTCTTCcaggaaaagggaggaagag GCAGGAGGAAGCTTCGGCTATTTGAATACCTTTTCGAATCCCTGTGCAATTCGGAGATGGTGTCTTGTATCCAGTGGGTCGACAAAGCCAAAGGCATCTTTCAGTTtatatcaaaaaacaaagaaaaactcgCTGAACTCtgggggaaaagaaaaggcaacCGGAAACCCATGACTTACCAGAAGATGGCCAGAGCCCTGAGGAATTATGCCAGAACTGGGGAGATCACAAAAATCCGGAGAAAGCTGACCTACCAGTTCAGTGAAGCTGTTCTCCAAAGACTTGCTCCGTCTCACTTCCTGGGGAAAGACCTCTTCTACTCACAGTATAAGCAGCCTGATCAGGGCTATCTCAATTTAAACCATTGGAATGCAAATTACTACGCTCACGCCAGTTACCAGAGCTGA
- the Spic gene encoding transcription factor Spi-C isoform X1: MQYPPEHRNYMAIINPYPHIRGNSNYCGMLPPTEEPLYDWRGVTNGSADLYLEGSFHQSLQNVAETQLVQAPFFQEKGGRGRRKLRLFEYLFESLCNSEMVSCIQWVDKAKGIFQFISKNKEKLAELWGKRKGNRKPMTYQKMARALRNYARTGEITKIRRKLTYQFSEAVLQRLAPSHFLGKDLFYSQYKQPDQGYLNLNHWNANYYAHASYQS, translated from the exons ATGCAGTACCCCCCAG AACATAGAAATTACATGGCTATCATTAACCCTTATCCTCACATCAGAGGCAATTCTAACTACTGTGGAATGTTACCACCCACAGAGGAACCCCTCTATGACTGGAGAGGTGTAACA AATGGTTCTGCGGACCTGTATTTGGAAGGAAGCTTCCATCAATCCCTACAGAACGTAGCTGAAACCCAGCTGGTACAAGCCCCTTTCTTCcaggaaaagggaggaagag GCAGGAGGAAGCTTCGGCTATTTGAATACCTTTTCGAATCCCTGTGCAATTCGGAGATGGTGTCTTGTATCCAGTGGGTCGACAAAGCCAAAGGCATCTTTCAGTTtatatcaaaaaacaaagaaaaactcgCTGAACTCtgggggaaaagaaaaggcaacCGGAAACCCATGACTTACCAGAAGATGGCCAGAGCCCTGAGGAATTATGCCAGAACTGGGGAGATCACAAAAATCCGGAGAAAGCTGACCTACCAGTTCAGTGAAGCTGTTCTCCAAAGACTTGCTCCGTCTCACTTCCTGGGGAAAGACCTCTTCTACTCACAGTATAAGCAGCCTGATCAGGGCTATCTCAATTTAAACCATTGGAATGCAAATTACTACGCTCACGCCAGTTACCAGAGCTGA